Proteins found in one Quercus robur chromosome 2, dhQueRobu3.1, whole genome shotgun sequence genomic segment:
- the LOC126714083 gene encoding probable inactive receptor kinase At5g16590 yields the protein MHSISILIFFLSVSLSVFTNRALDLESDRAALVSLRNAVKGRLRLWNISASPCLWNGVTCTQNRVTELRLPGMGLVGQLPIGIGNLTQLITLSLRFNALSGPIPPDFANLALLHNLYLQKNSLTGEIPGFLYDMQSLVRLNLAENNFSGEISDRINNLTRLGTLLLERNAFSGGIPDINISSLTQFNVSFNRLNGSVPERLSGLPTTAFEGNSLCGKPLEACSGSGSGSGNKLSGAAIAGIVIGSFIVFVIVMVLLIVLCQKRKSNGKDFVPARGRDVEIPREKIVVEESESRSTMPTSASARSSKSLVFFGNVAKTFDLEDLLKASAEVLGKGTFGTAYKATLEMGMAVVVKRLKDVKVSENEFRERIDEIGRMVHVNLVTLRGYYYNRDEKLLVYDYVPLGSLSALLHGQRGSNRTPLNWETRSGIALGAARAITFIHSYGSTISHGNIKSSNILLTVSYEARVSDFGLARLALPTSTPNRIDGYRAPEVTDPSKVSQKADVYSFGVLLLELLTGKPPTHTLLNEEGVDLPRWVQSVVKEEWTSEVFDAELLRYQNVEDEMVQLLQIALECTAQYPDKRPSIAEVTNQIEDLCSFSSQQMQETNPELFYDEDEGFSQQFHSANSGAPASSV from the exons ATGCATAGTATTAgtattcttattttctttctctctgtgTCTTTGAGCGTTTTTACAAACAGAGCTTTGGATCTGGAATCAGATAGAGCAGCTCTGGTTTCTCTCCGTAACGCCGTTAAAGGACGCTTACGGCTATGGAATATCTCAGCCTCTCCATGTTTATGGAACGGTGTTACCTGCACACAGAACAGGGTTACAGAGCTTCGGCTTCCTGGGATGGGCTTAGTGGGCCAATTGCCAATAGGAATCGGAAACTTGACCCAACTGATCACTCTGTCTCTCCGTTTCAACGCACTCTCTGGGCCTATACCCCCTGACTTTGCAAACCTTGCTCTGCTTCACAACCTTTACTTGCAAAAGAATTCCCTTACTGGTGAAATTCCGGGGTTTTTGTATGATATGCAGAGTCTTGTGCGTTTAAACCTTGCTGAAAACAACTTTTCAGGGGAGATATCGGATAGGATTAACAATTTGACGAGGTTGGGTACTCTGCTTTTGGAGAGGAATGCTTTTTCTGGGGGAATTCCTGATATCAATATCTCGAGTTTGACTCAGTTTAATGTTTCTTTCAATCGGTTAAATGGGTCGGTGCCGGAAAGGCTTTCGGGATTGCCCACGACTGCTTTTGAAGGTAATTCGCTTTGTGGGAAGCCATTGGAGGCTTGTAGTGGGAGTGGGAGTGGGAGTGGGAACAAGCTGTCTGGTGCTGCAATTGCTGGGATTGTGATCGGGTCGTTTATTGTGTTTGTGATCGTTATGGTGCTTTTGATTGTTCTCTGTCAGAAGAGAAAGAGTAATGGGAAAGATTTCGTGCCGGCGAGGGGTAGGGATGTTGAGATTCCGAGAGAGAAAATAGTGGTGGAAGAGAGTGAGAGTAGGAGTACTATGCCTACGAGTGCTAGTGCGAGGAGTAGTAAGAGTTTAGTGTTCTTTGGGAATGTGGCGAAGACTTTTGATTTGGAGGACTTGTTGAAGGCATCGGCGGAGGTGTTAGGAAAGGGGACTTTTGGGACTGCATATAAGGCCACTTTGGAAATGGGAATGGCTGTGGTGGTGAAGAGGTTGAAGGATGTGAAAGTTTCGGAGAATGAGTTCAGGGAAAGGATTGATGAGATTGGAAGGATGGTTCATGTCAATTTGGTTACATTGAGGGGTTATTATTACAATAGAGATGAGAAGCTTCTTGTTTATGATTACGTGCCCTTGGGAAGCTTATCTGCACTCTTACATG GACAAAGAGGGTCTAATAGGACTCCATTGAATTGGGAAACCAGGTCTGGCATTGCTCTTGGAGCTGCCCGTGCAATCACATTCATACATTCATATGGCTCCACAATCTCCCATGGTAACATCAAGTCATCAAATATCCTCCTCACCGTATCATATGAAGCTCGGGTCTCTGACTTTGGCCTTGCACGTCTTGCGCTTCCCACCTCTACCCCCAACCGCATTGATGGTTATCGTGCCCCAGAAGTCACGGATCCTTCAAAAGTATCTCAAAAAGCAGATGTCTACAGCTTCGGTGTACTGCTATTGGAGCTGCTTACAGGGAAGCCTCCCACTCATACCTTGCTGAATGAGGAGGGTGTGGACCTCCCAAGATGGGTCCAATCTGTTGTTAAAGAGGAGTGGACTTCTGAGGTTTTTGACGCCGAGCTTCTTAGGTACCAGAATGTTGAGGATGAAATGGTTCAACTCTTACAGATAGCTCTTGAATGTACTGCTCAGTACCCCGATAAGCGTCCTTCAATAGCTGAGGTGACAAACCAAATTGAGGATCTCTGTAGTTTTAGTTCACAGCAAATGCAAGAAACCAATCCTGAATTGTTttatgatgaagatgaagggtTCTCACAGCAGTTCCACTCTGCAAATTCAGGGGCACCGGCATCTTCAGTATAG
- the LOC126714081 gene encoding ADP-ribosylation factor-like protein 8c isoform X2: MGLWDSLLNWLRSLFYKQEMELSLVGLQNAGKTSLVNAIATGGYSEDMIPTVGFNMRKVTKGNVTIKLWDLGGQRRFRTMWERYCRGVSAILYIVDAADRDSVPISRSELHDLLMKPSLTGIPLLILGNKIDKSEALTKQALMDQLGLESIKDREVCCYMISCKDSINIDVVIDWLIKHSKTAK; this comes from the exons ATGGGTCTCTGGGATTCCCTTCTCAATTGGCTCCGGAG CTTATTCTATAAACAAGAAATGGAACTTTCCCTTGTTGgccttcagaatgcaggaaagACATCTCTTGTTAATGCCATTGCT ACAGGGGGCTACAGTGAGGACATGATTCCAACT GTTGGATTCAATATGCGGAAAGTTACAAAGGGGAATGTGACAATCAAGCTTTGGGACCTTGGAGGGCAAAGGAGGTTTCGGACAATGTGGGAGCGTTATTGCCGTGGTGTTTCTGCAATTTT ATACATAGTTGATGCTGCCGATAGAGACAGCGTTCCCATATCTCGAAGTGAGCTGCATGACCTCTTGATGAAACCTTCATTGACCGGAATTCCTTTGCTTATTCTTGGCAACAAAATTGACAAGTCCGAAGCTCTTACCAAGCAAGCTTTGATGGATCAGCT AGGCCTTGAATCAATTAAAGACAGAGAGGTGTGCTGCTATATGATCTCATGCAAGGATTCCATAAACATAGATGTTGTCATTGATTGGCTTATCAAGCACTCAAAAACAGCAAAATGA